A genomic region of Metopolophium dirhodum isolate CAU chromosome 1, ASM1992520v1, whole genome shotgun sequence contains the following coding sequences:
- the LOC132953696 gene encoding uncharacterized protein LOC132953696 yields MPRVYISDPRGKQYRKRNEGDLNAAATEVKNGISLRKAAENHSVHYSTLQRWVKANGKRRTIGGQTVLDADMENMIVERLVKCAEWGYPMDTMDLRMIVKHICDKKGIVIKRFKDNMPGHEFALSFLKRHAKSITPRIYQNIKRARAAVSPEQIDNYFNNLEVSIEGVPSSNIINYDETNLSDDPGRSKVIAKKGMKYPEIHFYINV; encoded by the coding sequence atgccCAGAGTATATATTTCTGATCCCAGAGGGAAACAGtatagaaaaagaaatgaaGGTGATTTAAATGCTGCTgctactgaagttaaaaatggAATTTCTCTAAGGAAAGCTGCTGAAAACCATAGTGTACATTACTCAACACTCCAAAGATGGGTTAAAGCTAACGGAAAAAGGAGAACAATTGGAGGTCAAACAGTTTTAGATGCAGACATGGAAAATATGATTGTTGAAAGATTAGTGAAATGTGCTGAATGGGGCTATCCCATGGACACTATGGACCTACGAATGATAGTAAAACATATTTGTGATAAAAAAGGTATAGTTATAAAACGGTTTAAAGACAATATGCCTGGTCATGAGTTTGCActgtcatttttaaaaagacATGCAAAGAGCATTACTCCCAGGAtttatcaaaacataaaaaGGGCAAGGGCTGCTGTTTCGCCAgaacaaattgataattattttaataatttagaagtATCAATTGAAGGTGTAccatcatcaaatattattaattatgatgaaACTAATTTATCTGATGATCCTGGCAGATCAAAGGTAATTGCTAAAAAGGGAATGAAATACCCGGAGATacacttttatataaatgtatga